The Juglans microcarpa x Juglans regia isolate MS1-56 chromosome 8S, Jm3101_v1.0, whole genome shotgun sequence genome has a window encoding:
- the LOC121244999 gene encoding protein DETOXIFICATION 48-like encodes MKTHTINLNKSADDLQLDDEELHRWPTFSEALAEIKAIGKISGPTTITGLLLYSRAMISMLFLGYLGELELAGGSLSIGFANITGYSVISGLAMGMEPICGQAYGAKQWKLLGLTVQRTVLLLLSTSVPISFMWLNMKRILLWCGQDEEISSVAHTFILFSIPDLFFLSLLHPLRIYLRTQSITLPLTYCSAISVLLHVPINFLLVFHFKMGIAGVAIAMVWTNLNLFLLLSSFVYFSGVYRDSWVSPSMDCLRGWSSLLSLAIPTCISVCLEWWWYEFMIMLCGLLANPKATIASMGILIQTTSLVYVFPSSLSLGVSTRVGNELGANRPAKARISMIVSLVGAVGLGIAAMFFTTLMRHQWGRFFTSNAEILELTSIALPLAGLCELGNCPQTTGCGVLRGSARPTIGANINLGSFYAVGMPVAIFLGFVAKMGFPGLWFGLLAAQVSCALLMLHVLRKTDWMVQVERARELTQTCAMSSAAASLPISSATVLESNSPKKSKIKAANLEEILWVISDESTSLETDPLIISSTTTTTTHTVLH; translated from the exons ATGAAAACCCATACCATAAATCTCAACAAATCCGCGGATGATCTTCAGCTTGATGATGAAGAACTTCATAGGTGGCCAACTTTTTCTGAG GCCTTGGCAGAAATCAAAGCCATAGGGAAGATCTCAGGCCCAACAACCATCACCGGTCTACTTCTATATTCAAGAGCGATGATCTCCATGCTTTTTCTGGGGTATCTTGGAGAGCTTGAGCTCGCCGGAGGATCTCTCTCTATCGGCTTCGCCAACATCACCGGCTACTCTGTGATCTCCGGTTTGGCCATGGGAATGGAACCCATCTGTGGACAAGCTTATGGTGCCAAACAATGGAAGCTTCTTGGATTAACTGTCCAAAGGACAgtccttctccttctctcgaCCTCCGTTCCCATCTCTTTCATGTGGCTAAACATGAAAAGAATCCTCTTGTGGTGTGGCCAAGACGAAGAAATATCATCCGTTGCCCATACtttcattctcttctccattcCAGACCTCTTCTTCCTTTCGCTTCTTCACCCTCTTCGAATCTATCTGAGAACCCAAAGCATCACATTACCTTTAACTTACTGTTCAGCCATCTCTGTTCTCCTTCACGTTCCAATAAATTTCCTTCTCGTCTTCCATTTCAAGATGGGTATTGCTGGGGTTGCCATAGCAATGGTCTGGACTAATCTCAATCTCTTCCTCTTGCTTTCTTCGTTCGTTTATTTCTCTGGCGTGTACAGAGACTCGTGGGTGTCTCCAAGCATGGATTGCCTCCGGGGCTGGTCCTCTCTGCTCTCGCTGGCGATTCCAACTTGCATCTCCGTTTGCCTTGAATGGTGGTGGTACGAGTTCATGATAATGCTGTGTGGACTTCTAGCCAATCCGAAAGCAACCATTGCATCCATGGGAATCCTAATCCAAACGACTTCTCTTGTCTACGTCTTTCCTTCATCTCTCAGTCTTGGAGTTTCCACAAGAGTTGGGAACGAACTAGGCGCAAACCGCCCAGCAAAAGCCCGAATTTCCATGATTGTCTCTCTAGTTGGTGCAGTCGGTTTAGGCATTGCAGCCATGTTTTTCACAACCTTAATGAGGCATCAATGGGGTCGGTTCTTCACAAGCAATGCTGAAATCCTAGAGCTCACTTCAATTGCATTGCCACTCGCGGGGCTATGCGAGCTTGGAAATTGCCCTCAAACCACTGGCTGTGGAGTTTTGAGAGGCAGCGCAAGGCCAACCATTGGAGCAAACATCAATCTGGGGTCATTTTATGCAGTGGGAATGCCTGTGGCAATCTTCTTGGGATTTGTAGCCAAAATGGGGTTTCCGGGTCTCTGGTTTGGTTTGCTTGCAGCGCAGGTCTCCTGCGCCCTGCTCATGCTGCATGTCCTCCGCAAAACAGATTGGATGGTTCAGGTAGAAAGAGCAAGAGAACTCACACAAACTTGTGCCATGTCTTCAGCAGCTGCTTCTTTGCCAATATCATCAGCAACAGTACTGGAATCTAACAGTCCTAAGAAATCAAAGATCAAAGCTGCTAATCTTGAAGAGATATTATGGGTTATCAGTGATGAGTCAACCTCACTTGAAACAGACCCTCTCATCATATCatctactactactactactacacATACAGTACTGCATTGA